The Streptococcus downei MFe28 DNA window GCCTTTTCAAAATTACTCAGATTAAAAGAACCCCAACAAAAGGCTATTACCTTTGAAGTTGGGATGCAGGACTCTAGCTTGGGAGCTACCTTGGCTATCAAATACTTTGCGCCACAGGCGGCCATCCCTTCAACAATCTTCTCTATCTGGCACAATATTTCAGGTTCTATCCTGTCATCCTGGTGGAAGAATCATTCCAAGGAAGGCTCGGTAGCGCAAGAAAACTAAAGGAACTCGAAACTTCATCAGTCTTGGTGAAGTTTTTTTCTACATGAAAAATCATAAAAGAGAGAACCAATCTGATTCTCTCTAGGGTTTCATTGTAGGTCACCCACTACAGTTGACAATGAGCCGAAAAATCCCCGTCTGAAGGCGGGGAGGTTTGATCTATTGTGAGGATTAGACGAAGAGTTTGGCCAGTGACTCTCTCATTTCTCGACCCCAGTTAATTGGCGCCAATCTCGCAATCTTTGAAGCTGGGTCAGGACCAGCATGGTGAGGATAACCCGTATGGGGATTTCAAAGATTTTTAGCCAACGGCCTGCAAGATATTGGGTAGCGATGGGAACTTTAAAATAGATTTGGATTAGGAGGGGCGTGAAGATAAAGGTTCCGATTAGCATAATGACCAGAGTAGCTAGGCTAACATAGCACCAATCCAGTTTGGAAGCCCATTTTAGGGACTTTCCATAAAAGAAGAGGCCGTAGAAGGCACCTTGAGCGCCCTCCATCAGAGTCCACCAGATGATGAAGTTGGCAGTCCCACCAGTCAGGCTATCGATGATATCAATCAAGGCCAAGGCGATAAAGCCGTAGGCCGGACCGCCGATGGCACCAATCATTGCTCCGATGATGAAGGTCAGGCTGATGGTCAGTTGGCCAGGAATAATGGGGATGGAAAATTTGCTGACAACGACCGAGAGGGCCATGAGCATGGCCAAAGTGACCAGCTGTCTGGTTGAAAGTTTTGGAAAAAAGGGTTTAGAAAACATAAAAAAGCTCCTGTTCTATTGAGGGAGCTGCTTAAAATGTGGCCTCAGTATCGGATTTTTTCAGCCCTATGCTGAGGTGGCGATTAAAAACAGCGGATGCAGTGATTTACCGCACTTTGTTCCTTATGTGACAACATCCCATTCACATACACTTAACGCAAATCACTTACTCTGTATTTGGAATACAGGCCTAGTTTAACACGGTTTTAGAGTTTTTCAAAGGTTTTCAAAGAATTTCACGAATATTGTTCGTATTTTTCTGAGGGACTTTCATTTACTAAGCCTACTTTGGGCTAGCCTTTTGTGGTATAATTCTTCAGGAAAGATTTTAAAATCGTAAAAATAAGGAAGACCAATGAAATTATCGTTACATGAAATTGCTGATGTGGTGGGAGCCCTCAATGATGTTTCCCAGTTTGAAGATGTCCCCATCCAGGCTATCGAATTTGACAGTCGCAAGATTTCTTCTGGCGACCTCTTTTTGCCCCTCAAAGGGACTCGTGACGGACACGAATTTATTCCGACGGCCTTTGAAAATGGGGCTGTGGCGACCTTCTCTCGGATTGAGCTAGATGATGTTCCCTACATTTTAGTCAAGGACCCTCTGGCTGCCTTTCAGACTTTGGCCAAATACTATTTGGAGAAGATGGCTGTCGATGTGATTGCGGTGACGGGCTCCAATGGTAAGACCACGACCAAGGACATGATTCACGATGTCCTAGCGACCACCTACAAGATCTACAAGACCCAGGGCAACTATAACAATGAAATTGGTCTACCTTATACGGTTTTGCATATGCCGGATAGCACTCAAAAACTGGTCCTTGAGATGGGGCAGGATCATCTGGGTGATATTGACTTGCTGTCCAAGATTGCTCAGCCTAAGATTGGCATCGTGACTTTAATCGGTGAAGCTCATCTGGAATTCTTTGGCAGCCGTGAGAAGATTGCTCAAGG harbors:
- a CDS encoding folate family ECF transporter S component, encoding MFSKPFFPKLSTRQLVTLAMLMALSVVVSKFSIPIIPGQLTISLTFIIGAMIGAIGGPAYGFIALALIDIIDSLTGGTANFIIWWTLMEGAQGAFYGLFFYGKSLKWASKLDWCYVSLATLVIMLIGTFIFTPLLIQIYFKVPIATQYLAGRWLKIFEIPIRVILTMLVLTQLQRLRDWRQLTGVEK